In one window of Bemisia tabaci chromosome 6, PGI_BMITA_v3 DNA:
- the ATP6AP2 gene encoding ATPase H(+)-transporting accessory protein 2 gives MKGALLWLFSVFISVFGAGEVLFLHSPDSIEFRGHEQFKLSLLSDVLARIQGFSVRQTSDWSGMSVITPFKFAEAAVCVVLPGISGIDSDQGHRFSLETDEPLDETWHKMFMNVELRFAGQNQTFSKVTLGDEDEFQVEESEKLFADLTPAKSVDYKLKYLNPDVEVDQAFLNQVKYLKAIPNTVTEKVSPNGVPDIFWIVVPGLHPLADKYGPESKPVHEAKRLLADVLVQITDVFDEIYSGKVAVATVMSDAAHTRRYRRDAPNALTDFDLGEDDYTDDFPAIFNIFLWLSLAFIFSLIAVAISIIEMDPGRDSIIYRMTSNRMKKDN, from the exons ATGAAGGGTGCGTTGCTGTGGCTTTTCTCCGTATTCATCTCAG tgTTTGGAGCTGGCGAAGTGCTTTTCCTTCACTCTCCAGATTCCATTGAATTCCGAGGTCACGAGCAGTTCAAGCTCAGCTTACTGTCAGATGTGTTGGCTAGGATACAAGGCTTCTCAGTCCGGCAG ACAAGTGACTGGTCCGGAATGTCAGTGATAACTCCATTTAAGTTTGCGGAAGCAGCTGTGTGTGTGGTGTTGCCGGGCATATCTGGAATTGACAGCGATCAGGGACACCGTTTTAGCCTGGAAACGGATGAGCCACTTGATGAGACTTGGCACAAGATGTTCATGAATGTAGAACTCCGCTTTGCCGGTCAAAATCAGACTTTCAGCAAAGTTACCCTTGGTGATGAAGATGAGTTTCAG GTTGAAGAATCCGAGAAGCTTTTTGCTGATCTAACACCTGCGAAAAGTGTTGACTACAAACTGAAGTACCTGAAtcctgatgtagaggtagaccaAGCATTCCTCAACCAAGTTAAATACCTGAAAGCCATTCCGAATACA GTAACAGAAAAAGTAAGTCCAAACGGAGTCCCGGATATTTTCTGGATCGTTGTCCCCGGCCTGCACCCTCTGGCTGACAAATATGGTCCTGAATCCAAACCTGTCCATGAAGCCAAGCGATTGTTAGCTGATGTGTTGGTGCAAATAACAGATGTATTCGATGAAATTTACAGCGGGAAG GTTGCTGTGGCAACTGTCATGAGTGATGCAGCTCATACAAGACGATACAGGCGTGACGCTCCCAATGCCTTAACAGATTTT GACCTAGGAGAAGATGATTACACTGACGATTTTCCAGCAATATTCAACATCTTTTTGTGGCTTTCCTTAGCATTCATTTTCTCGCTAATTGCTGTTGCAA tttccatCATCGAAATGGATCCAGGCCGAGATTCAATTATTTACCGAATGACAAGCAACCGCATGAAGAAAGACAATTAA